One Streptomyces sp. NBC_00102 DNA segment encodes these proteins:
- a CDS encoding ABC transporter permease has product MGRYVIRRLLQMIPVFFGTTLLIFLMVNVMGDPIAGLCGDRQCDPATAAQLRSEFGLDKPVWQQYLTYMGNVFTGDFGTAFNGQKVTELMGTAFPITIRLTIVAIVFEIVIGISLGVLTGLKRGRPVDTTVLILTLVVISVPTFVTGLLLQLLLGVKWGIISPSVSSEAPIDELIVPGLVLASVSLAYVARLTRSSIAENARADYVRTATAKGLPRRRVIVRHLLRNSLIPVVTFIGTDVGALMGGAIVTERIFNIHGVGYQLYQGILRQNTQTVVGFVTVLVLVFLAANLIVDLLYAVLDPRIRYA; this is encoded by the coding sequence ATGGGACGTTATGTGATCCGGCGGCTGCTGCAGATGATCCCGGTCTTCTTCGGCACCACGCTGCTGATCTTCCTCATGGTGAACGTGATGGGCGACCCCATCGCGGGCCTCTGCGGCGACCGCCAGTGCGACCCCGCCACCGCCGCCCAGCTGCGCTCCGAGTTCGGCCTCGACAAGCCGGTCTGGCAGCAGTACCTGACGTACATGGGCAACGTCTTCACCGGCGACTTCGGCACCGCGTTCAACGGGCAGAAGGTCACCGAGCTGATGGGCACCGCGTTCCCCATCACCATCCGGCTCACCATCGTCGCCATCGTCTTCGAGATCGTCATCGGCATCAGCCTCGGCGTCCTCACCGGCCTGAAGCGGGGCCGGCCCGTCGACACCACCGTGCTGATCCTGACCCTCGTCGTCATCTCCGTCCCGACCTTCGTCACCGGTCTGCTGCTCCAGCTGCTGCTCGGCGTGAAGTGGGGCATCATCAGCCCCTCCGTCTCCTCCGAGGCCCCGATCGACGAACTGATCGTCCCCGGACTCGTCCTCGCCTCGGTCTCGCTCGCCTACGTCGCCCGGCTCACCCGCTCCTCCATCGCGGAGAACGCCCGCGCCGACTACGTACGCACCGCCACCGCCAAGGGGCTGCCCCGGCGCCGGGTGATCGTGCGCCACCTGCTGCGCAACTCGCTGATCCCCGTCGTCACCTTCATCGGCACCGACGTCGGCGCGCTGATGGGCGGCGCCATCGTCACCGAGCGGATCTTCAACATCCACGGCGTCGGCTACCAGCTCTACCAGGGCATCCTGCGCCAGAACACCCAGACCGTCGTCGGGTTCGTCACCGTCCTGGTGCTCGTCTTCCTGGCGGCCAACCTGATCGTCGACCTCCTGTACGCCGTACTCGACCCGAGGATCCGCTATGCCTGA
- a CDS encoding dipeptide ABC transporter ATP-binding protein — translation MLRVRELVKHYPLTQGILIKKQVGAVKAVDGVTFDLSAGETLGIVGESGCGKSTVAKMLVHLERPTAGTIQYKGEDVTKLSGRALKAVRRNIQMVFQDPYTSLNPRMTVGDIIGEPYEIHPEVAPKGSRRQRVQDLLDVVGLNPEYINRYPHQFSGGQRQRIGIARGLALNPEIIVADEPVSALDVSVQAQVVNLLDRLQAEFSLSFVFIAHDLSIVRHISDRVGVMYLGRIVEIGTEEQIYDHPTHPYTQALLSAVPVPDPEARERRERIILHGDVPSPANPPSGCRFRTRCWKAQERCAVEEPLLAVPEAFRTVEGPAHHDSACHFAEEKHVVAVETDRVLPPGAEGGPAEGAATGGGSTEATPGPDAAPAAGEPGGDPTEPGPQP, via the coding sequence ATCCTGCGGGTCCGCGAACTCGTCAAGCACTACCCGCTCACCCAGGGCATCCTGATCAAGAAGCAGGTCGGCGCGGTCAAGGCCGTCGACGGGGTCACCTTCGACCTCTCGGCCGGCGAGACGCTCGGCATCGTGGGGGAGTCCGGCTGCGGGAAGTCCACCGTCGCCAAGATGCTGGTCCACCTCGAACGCCCCACCGCCGGCACCATCCAGTACAAGGGCGAGGACGTCACCAAGCTCTCCGGCCGGGCCCTGAAGGCGGTGCGCCGGAACATCCAGATGGTCTTCCAGGACCCCTACACCTCGCTCAACCCGCGCATGACGGTCGGCGACATCATCGGGGAGCCGTACGAGATCCATCCCGAGGTCGCCCCGAAGGGCAGCCGACGGCAGCGGGTCCAGGACCTGCTGGACGTGGTGGGGCTCAACCCCGAGTACATCAACCGCTACCCGCACCAGTTCTCCGGCGGCCAGCGCCAGCGCATCGGCATCGCCCGCGGCCTCGCGCTCAACCCCGAGATCATCGTCGCCGACGAACCCGTCTCCGCCCTCGACGTCTCCGTCCAGGCACAGGTCGTCAACCTGCTCGACCGCCTCCAGGCCGAGTTCAGCCTCAGCTTCGTCTTCATCGCCCACGACCTCTCGATCGTCCGGCACATCTCCGACCGGGTCGGGGTGATGTACCTCGGCCGGATCGTCGAGATCGGCACCGAGGAGCAGATCTACGACCACCCGACGCACCCCTACACCCAGGCGCTGCTCTCCGCCGTCCCGGTGCCCGACCCGGAGGCCCGCGAGCGCCGCGAGCGGATCATCCTGCACGGGGACGTGCCCTCGCCCGCCAACCCGCCCTCCGGCTGCCGCTTCCGCACCCGGTGCTGGAAGGCGCAGGAGCGGTGCGCGGTGGAGGAACCGCTGCTCGCCGTCCCGGAGGCGTTCAGGACGGTGGAGGGCCCGGCCCACCACGACTCCGCCTGCCACTTCGCCGAGGAGAAGCACGTGGTCGCGGTGGAGACCGACCGGGTGCTGCCGCCGGGCGCGGAGGGCGGCCCCGCCGAGGGCGCGGCCACCGGCGGGGGCAGCACGGAGGCGACTCCGGGCCCCGACGCGGCCCCGGCCGCGGGGGAGCCGGGCGGGGACCCCACCGAGCCGGGACCCCAGCCCTAG
- a CDS encoding GNAT family N-acetyltransferase produces MTITMNPAGLTVLGAEAPSLLDDWDRLAATGSFYTGAPWLEFSDTDKIAEARYLVARTPRGPVAALTAHWSPRENNERYVPAEVLPSVLPATAPGALLLGGRRGYLSGPALDPSAGERESGEALGALLDAAAAWRPEAGGRWWWPYLTTSDATTVRAALAASGAAPSPGAHLLGADCSIDVTEGGLDAHVAGLATKQRRTNARRELRAFEESGLRIVRTTLAPHTDVLGPLLANVQQRYGHAHGPEQMTSLLRRQADRLGADSVVFLALAPGDERPVGFCLAYRHGSQLAVRVVGFDYDRLPGAAEYAQLAVYEPLRHCHEHGLTRLELGMESYEAKCRRGASARPLWALAPGAGQDEADHTARRDALAGAFPAHEAARFRAEADAGRAALG; encoded by the coding sequence ATGACGATCACCATGAACCCGGCCGGCCTCACGGTGCTCGGCGCCGAGGCGCCCTCGCTGCTCGACGACTGGGACCGGCTCGCCGCCACCGGTTCGTTCTACACGGGCGCCCCCTGGCTGGAGTTCAGCGACACCGACAAGATCGCCGAGGCCCGCTACCTGGTGGCGCGTACGCCCCGGGGCCCGGTCGCCGCACTCACCGCCCACTGGTCGCCGCGCGAGAACAACGAGCGGTACGTCCCCGCCGAGGTGCTGCCGTCCGTGCTCCCGGCGACCGCCCCGGGCGCGCTCCTCCTGGGTGGCCGGCGCGGCTATCTGTCCGGCCCGGCGCTGGACCCGTCGGCCGGTGAACGGGAGTCGGGCGAGGCCCTGGGCGCGCTCCTCGACGCGGCGGCGGCGTGGCGGCCCGAGGCGGGCGGACGGTGGTGGTGGCCCTACCTGACCACCTCGGACGCCACGACGGTCCGCGCGGCGCTCGCCGCGTCCGGCGCCGCGCCTTCGCCCGGCGCCCATCTGCTGGGCGCCGACTGCTCGATCGACGTGACCGAGGGCGGTCTGGACGCCCATGTGGCGGGGCTGGCGACCAAGCAGCGCCGCACCAACGCCCGTCGCGAACTGCGGGCGTTCGAGGAGAGCGGGCTGCGGATCGTCCGCACCACGCTGGCCCCGCACACCGACGTGCTCGGCCCGCTCCTCGCCAACGTCCAGCAGCGGTACGGCCACGCGCACGGCCCGGAGCAGATGACCTCGCTGCTGCGCAGGCAGGCCGACCGCCTCGGGGCCGACTCGGTGGTCTTCCTCGCCCTCGCCCCCGGCGACGAACGCCCGGTCGGCTTCTGCCTCGCGTACCGCCACGGAAGCCAACTGGCCGTCCGCGTGGTCGGGTTCGACTACGACCGGCTGCCGGGAGCGGCGGAGTACGCCCAACTCGCCGTCTACGAACCGCTGCGCCACTGCCACGAGCACGGGCTGACCCGCCTGGAGCTCGGCATGGAGTCGTACGAGGCCAAGTGCCGCCGGGGCGCGAGCGCACGGCCCCTGTGGGCGCTGGCCCCGGGGGCCGGGCAGGACGAGGCGGACCACACCGCCCGGCGGGACGCCCTGGCGGGCGCCTTCCCCGCCCACGAGGCGGCCCGCTTCCGCGCCGAGGCGGACGCGGGGCGCGCCGCGCTCGGCTGA
- a CDS encoding ATP-grasp domain-containing protein, producing the protein MPSPHVTHVLVGYSALVMTELDRFLPEASVLILEEPHVIAARDVHTAAARHACVAEVRPAATQDETNAGKLAAEVGRPPAVRAVLPAVEYGVVAAAALAEVWGLPGAGPYAARVLRDKLELREVAAAHGIDQPAWTEATGPRRVETFRAGHGGSCVLKPANRQASLGVVLLGPEDDLAEAWRHTVTADEPNLRAPGREPARYAVEERLYGPEVSVEALVHEGRTGFLNITAKKVLPGRYPVELGHTVPAPETGSDGALRTAMDQLVSALRFGTGILHAEWVLTRGRPHLIECAGRLPGDRIHTLIDLAYGGDGILRDLFALMAGEGPVPARPAVRGAAVAFLPLPAAPCEDAVVTAVTGADRAGALPGVEELVLAVAPGAAVGAVTNSWQRAGYAIATGGTAAEAARTAEEAAALVTLTAGPRPHGGG; encoded by the coding sequence GTGCCCTCCCCCCACGTCACCCATGTCCTCGTGGGTTACAGCGCGCTCGTCATGACCGAACTCGACCGGTTCCTCCCCGAGGCGTCCGTGCTGATCCTGGAGGAGCCGCACGTCATCGCCGCCCGGGACGTGCACACCGCGGCGGCGCGCCACGCCTGCGTCGCGGAGGTCCGGCCGGCCGCCACCCAGGACGAGACGAACGCCGGGAAGCTCGCGGCGGAGGTCGGGCGCCCGCCCGCCGTGCGCGCGGTGCTGCCCGCCGTCGAGTACGGAGTGGTCGCCGCGGCGGCCCTCGCGGAGGTGTGGGGCCTGCCCGGCGCGGGCCCCTACGCGGCCCGCGTGCTGCGCGACAAGCTGGAGCTGCGCGAGGTGGCCGCCGCGCACGGCATCGACCAGCCCGCCTGGACGGAGGCCACCGGGCCGCGGCGGGTGGAGACGTTCCGGGCCGGACACGGCGGCAGTTGCGTCCTCAAACCCGCCAACCGGCAGGCCAGCCTGGGCGTGGTGCTCCTCGGCCCGGAGGACGACCTCGCCGAGGCGTGGCGCCACACCGTCACCGCCGACGAGCCCAACCTCCGCGCCCCCGGCCGCGAACCGGCCCGCTACGCCGTGGAAGAGCGGCTGTACGGTCCCGAGGTCAGCGTGGAGGCACTCGTCCACGAGGGCAGGACCGGCTTCCTCAACATCACCGCCAAGAAGGTGCTGCCGGGCCGCTACCCGGTCGAGCTCGGCCACACCGTGCCCGCTCCGGAGACCGGCAGCGACGGGGCCCTGCGGACCGCGATGGACCAGCTGGTGAGCGCCTTGCGGTTCGGCACGGGCATCCTGCACGCGGAGTGGGTCCTCACCCGGGGCCGCCCGCACCTCATCGAGTGCGCCGGGCGGCTCCCGGGCGACCGCATCCACACCCTGATCGACCTCGCCTACGGGGGCGACGGCATCCTCCGCGACCTCTTCGCACTGATGGCGGGCGAGGGCCCGGTGCCCGCGCGGCCGGCGGTACGGGGCGCCGCCGTCGCCTTCCTGCCGCTGCCGGCCGCGCCCTGCGAGGACGCCGTGGTCACCGCCGTCACGGGAGCCGACCGCGCGGGCGCCCTGCCCGGCGTGGAGGAACTCGTACTCGCCGTGGCACCCGGCGCGGCCGTCGGCGCCGTCACCAACTCGTGGCAGCGCGCCGGGTACGCCATCGCCACCGGCGGCACGGCGGCCGAGGCGGCCCGTACCGCCGAGGAGGCCGCCGCGCTGGTCACCCTCACCGCCGGGCCCCGGCCGCACGGGGGCGGGTGA
- a CDS encoding ABC transporter permease, whose product MPEPYSQDGAISPAGAGGPMDLALEEGETLERPPGPDGSGPSEKPRSLWSDAWRDLRRNPVFIVSGLIILFLVIISIWPSLIASGDPLQADLADAQKGREPGHPFGFDPQGRDVYTRVVYGARTSVTIGVCATLGVGILGSILGGLAGFFGGGWDAVLSRITDVFFGIPVVLGGLVFLSVVTSSTVWPVVGFIVLLGWPQIARIARGSVITAKQNDYVQAARALGASNSRMLLRHVAPNAIAPVIVVATIALGTYISLEATLSYLGVGLKEPAVSWGIDISAASNYIRNAPHMLLWPAGALAVTVLSFIMLGDAVRDALDPKLR is encoded by the coding sequence ATGCCTGAGCCGTATTCGCAGGACGGGGCGATCTCCCCGGCGGGAGCCGGCGGACCCATGGACCTCGCCCTGGAGGAAGGCGAGACCCTGGAGAGGCCGCCCGGCCCCGACGGCTCGGGTCCCTCCGAGAAACCCCGCAGCCTCTGGTCCGACGCCTGGCGCGACCTGCGGCGCAACCCGGTCTTCATCGTCTCCGGCCTGATCATCCTCTTCCTGGTGATCATCTCGATCTGGCCGTCCCTCATCGCGAGCGGCGACCCGCTCCAGGCCGACCTCGCCGACGCCCAGAAGGGCCGGGAGCCCGGCCACCCCTTCGGCTTCGACCCGCAGGGCCGCGACGTCTACACCCGCGTCGTGTACGGCGCCCGCACCTCCGTCACCATCGGCGTCTGCGCCACCCTCGGCGTCGGCATCCTCGGCAGCATCCTCGGCGGACTCGCCGGCTTCTTCGGCGGCGGCTGGGACGCGGTGCTCTCCCGCATCACCGACGTCTTCTTCGGCATCCCGGTGGTCCTCGGCGGCCTGGTCTTCCTCTCCGTCGTCACCAGCTCCACCGTCTGGCCCGTCGTCGGCTTCATCGTCCTGCTCGGCTGGCCGCAGATCGCCCGCATCGCCCGCGGCTCCGTGATCACCGCCAAACAGAACGACTACGTCCAGGCCGCCCGCGCGCTCGGCGCCTCCAACTCCCGGATGCTGCTCCGCCACGTCGCCCCGAACGCCATCGCCCCCGTCATCGTCGTGGCGACCATCGCGCTCGGTACGTACATCTCCCTGGAGGCGACCCTCTCCTACCTCGGTGTCGGCCTGAAGGAACCCGCCGTCTCCTGGGGCATCGACATCTCCGCCGCGTCCAACTACATCCGCAACGCACCGCACATGCTGCTCTGGCCCGCGGGAGCACTGGCGGTCACCGTGCTGTCGTTCATCATGCTCGGCGACGCGGTGCGCGACGCCCTCGACCCCAAGCTGCGCTGA
- a CDS encoding ATP-grasp domain-containing protein, whose translation MHAVMICSGARTPSPRLLAHPLIDRLSVITETGHTARYPGHVTVETVDDIHDVEQVLGAAWRILRHGPVDGILAPYEVGLPAAGYVRTAFGLPGPGHDTVAGFTDKYVMKTLLSRAGLPMVPFAGAHSDEQVHQRAAELGWPVVVKPAHGGGCKGVAVVSGPGEVDRWLSEGGSPGPRLPTVVVEREAEILAEYHVDGVVEDGRIRFVVTSRYLEPVLGRIGQGDPYGSYQLPLDHPDHEAIAALHARTVAALGLRSGVTHLEVFATPDGFRVSEIACRPGGGGIPAAIQQRHGVDMFDVCVRTSLGLPPLPEDTGWEDVAGKHDGVPWFGHCGLALRQGEITEMTGGDELAALPGVARVDLLSRVGDVISGHIYSASGAGFVHLTADTEEQVRERLAAVRELYTIRTAPVPAAG comes from the coding sequence ATGCACGCAGTCATGATCTGCTCCGGGGCCCGAACCCCCTCGCCCCGTCTGCTCGCCCACCCGCTGATCGACCGGCTCAGTGTGATCACCGAGACCGGCCACACGGCCCGCTACCCCGGCCATGTGACCGTGGAGACCGTCGACGACATCCACGACGTGGAGCAGGTCCTCGGCGCGGCCTGGCGGATTCTCCGGCATGGCCCGGTCGACGGAATCCTCGCCCCGTACGAGGTCGGGCTGCCGGCCGCCGGGTACGTCCGTACCGCCTTCGGGCTGCCCGGTCCCGGGCACGACACCGTCGCCGGGTTCACCGACAAGTACGTCATGAAGACCCTGCTCTCCCGTGCCGGGCTGCCGATGGTCCCGTTCGCGGGGGCGCACAGCGACGAGCAGGTGCACCAGCGGGCGGCGGAGCTCGGCTGGCCCGTCGTCGTCAAGCCCGCGCACGGCGGTGGCTGCAAGGGCGTCGCCGTCGTCTCCGGGCCGGGCGAGGTGGACCGGTGGCTGTCCGAGGGCGGCAGCCCCGGCCCGCGGCTGCCCACCGTCGTGGTGGAGCGCGAGGCCGAGATCCTCGCCGAGTACCACGTGGACGGAGTGGTGGAGGACGGCCGGATCCGATTCGTCGTCACCTCCCGCTACCTGGAACCCGTACTGGGCCGCATCGGCCAGGGCGACCCGTACGGCTCGTACCAGCTGCCGCTCGACCACCCCGACCACGAGGCGATCGCCGCCCTGCACGCGCGGACCGTCGCCGCGCTCGGGCTGCGCTCGGGCGTGACGCACCTGGAGGTCTTCGCGACCCCCGACGGCTTCCGGGTCTCGGAGATCGCGTGCCGCCCCGGCGGCGGCGGCATTCCGGCGGCCATCCAGCAGCGCCACGGCGTCGACATGTTCGACGTGTGCGTGCGGACCTCCCTCGGCCTGCCACCGCTCCCGGAGGACACCGGCTGGGAGGACGTCGCCGGCAAGCACGACGGGGTGCCGTGGTTCGGGCACTGCGGGCTCGCCCTGCGGCAGGGCGAGATCACGGAGATGACCGGCGGGGACGAGCTCGCGGCGCTGCCCGGTGTCGCCCGCGTCGACCTGCTCAGCCGCGTCGGCGACGTGATCTCGGGCCACATCTACTCCGCGTCGGGGGCCGGCTTCGTCCATCTGACGGCGGACACCGAGGAACAGGTCCGGGAGCGGCTCGCGGCCGTCCGCGAGCTCTACACGATCCGGACCGCGCCCGTCCCCGCCGCCGGATGA
- a CDS encoding MFS transporter, which produces METPDASRTAARRRITLRDYLPGTRAGRVFALSTLMSAFGTGLFLAGSTVFFVREAGLTRVELGAGLGIAAFAGLAATVPIGALADRLGAQPTLVGALLWRALCFVALAFVHGPLAFTVVASCQAAAQNATGPVTQALIGSVTEESDRTRTMAVVRTVRNIGFSLGALAATPLLLADGHWLSRSILIGNAAAFVVSALLLAGLRTPRPVKAAAFRNPLAAVRAFGDWRYLCLTALNSGLTLHMTLLAVGLPLWVTEHDGAPDALVPALILVNTVLAVLLQVPFARDVSGARAGARALRRAGLALAGCAALLAVPVGAPSSVAVVAVLLACALLTGGELWQAAGGWELSYAYAPEERKNLYLAVFSLGTSVQDMAGPLLITGVVLALGGPGWLLLAAFFAGLAVLAGVTVPLLERRPAAPAPSVPSTTG; this is translated from the coding sequence GTGGAGACTCCCGACGCGTCACGGACGGCGGCCCGCCGCCGCATCACCCTGCGGGACTACCTCCCCGGCACCCGGGCAGGGCGGGTCTTCGCCCTCTCCACCCTGATGAGCGCCTTCGGCACGGGGCTCTTCCTGGCCGGGTCGACCGTCTTCTTCGTGCGCGAGGCAGGTCTGACCAGGGTGGAACTGGGGGCGGGGCTCGGCATCGCCGCGTTCGCCGGGCTCGCCGCGACCGTGCCGATCGGCGCCCTCGCCGACCGCCTCGGCGCGCAGCCCACCCTCGTCGGCGCGCTGCTCTGGCGGGCCCTGTGCTTCGTGGCCCTCGCCTTCGTCCACGGGCCGTTGGCCTTCACCGTGGTCGCCTCGTGCCAGGCGGCGGCGCAGAACGCCACCGGGCCCGTCACCCAGGCGCTCATCGGCAGCGTCACCGAGGAGAGCGACCGGACCCGCACCATGGCGGTGGTGCGCACCGTGCGCAACATCGGCTTCTCGCTGGGCGCGCTGGCCGCCACCCCGCTGCTGCTCGCCGACGGCCACTGGCTCAGCCGGTCCATCCTGATCGGCAACGCGGCGGCGTTCGTCGTCTCCGCCCTGCTGCTCGCCGGTCTGCGCACCCCCCGCCCGGTCAAGGCCGCCGCCTTCCGCAATCCGCTGGCGGCCGTCCGCGCCTTCGGCGACTGGCGCTACCTCTGCCTGACGGCCCTCAACTCGGGCCTGACGCTGCACATGACGCTGCTCGCCGTCGGGCTGCCGCTCTGGGTCACCGAGCACGACGGGGCCCCCGACGCGCTCGTGCCGGCGCTGATCCTCGTCAACACCGTGCTGGCCGTGCTGCTCCAAGTCCCCTTCGCCCGCGACGTGTCCGGTGCCCGCGCCGGGGCCCGGGCGCTGCGCCGGGCCGGTCTCGCGCTCGCGGGGTGCGCGGCCCTGCTCGCCGTACCGGTCGGCGCCCCGTCCTCGGTGGCGGTGGTGGCCGTGCTGCTGGCCTGCGCTCTGCTGACCGGCGGGGAGCTGTGGCAGGCGGCGGGCGGCTGGGAACTCAGTTACGCCTACGCCCCCGAGGAGCGGAAGAACCTCTACCTCGCGGTCTTCAGTCTCGGCACCTCCGTGCAGGACATGGCCGGTCCGCTGCTGATCACCGGTGTGGTGCTGGCCCTCGGCGGGCCGGGCTGGCTGCTGCTCGCCGCGTTCTTCGCCGGGCTCGCCGTGCTGGCGGGCGTCACCGTGCCCCTGCTGGAGCGGCGGCCCGCCGCCCCGGCCCCTTCCGTCCCCTCCACGACAGGATGA